A genomic window from Lotus japonicus ecotype B-129 chromosome 1, LjGifu_v1.2 includes:
- the LOC130729099 gene encoding E3 ubiquitin-protein ligase MIEL1-like gives MEGSVSERLDFGKMEHGCKHYRRRCRIRAPCCNEIYSCRHCHNEATSMLKNHSDRHELVRQDVKQVVCSVCDTEQPAAQVCTNCGVKMGEYFCDICVFFDDDAEKQQFHCDDCGICRVGGRENFFHCKKCGSCYSVGLRDNHICVENSMRHHCPICYEYLFDSLKDTAVMKCGHTMHSECYHEMIKRDNYCCPICSKSIADMSMMWKRTDEEIEATVMPEVYRYRKVWILCNDCNNTTEVYFHILGQKCGHCRSYNTRAISPPICPQ, from the exons ATGGAAGGCTCTGTTTCTGAACGTCTTGATTTTGGGAAGATGGAACATGG GTGCAAGCATTACAGGAGAAGATGCAGGATTCGTGCTCCCTGCTGCAACGAGATCTACTCCTGCCGCCATTGTCACAACGAGGCAACG AGCATGTTGAAGAATCACTCTGATAGGCACGAACTGGTTCGCCAAGATGTTAAACAA GTTGTTTGTTCTGTTTGTGACACTGAACAGCCA GCTGCTCAAGTTTGCACAAATTGTGGTGTCAAAATGGGAGAATATTTCTGCGACATCTGCGTATTCTTCGATGATGAT GCAGAGAAACAACAGTTTCATTGTGATGATTGTGGGATCTGCAG GGTTGGTGGGCGAGAAAATTTTTTCCACTGCAAGAAATGCG GGTCTTGCTACTCAGTTGGTCTACGTGATAATCATATATGTGTGGAGAACTCCATGAGGCATCACTGTCCTATTTGTTATGAG TACCTTTTTGATTCACTGAAAGACACTGCTGTTATGAAATGTGGTCACACGATGCACTCTGAATGCTACCATGAAATGATAAAACGTGACAA TTACTGTTGTCCCATATGCTCCAAGTCAATAGCTGACATGTCTATGATGTGGAAGAGGACTGATGAAGAG ATTGAGGCAACTGTCATGCCTGAAGTTTATCGGTACAGAAAG GTCTGGATACTATGTAATGACTGCAACAACACAACCGAAGTTTACTTCCATATTCTTGGGCAAAAATGCGGTCACTGCAGATCATATAACACTCGTGCAATTTCACCTCCAATTTGCCCTCAATGA
- the LOC130729098 gene encoding uncharacterized protein LOC130729098, whose translation MADYHFVYKDLEGASTQWDDIQRKLGNLPPKPPAFKPPPFNPAADPDTLPKDKDWLDSKTQDELEDLEDDLDDDRFLQEYRKKRLAEIQETAKVLRFGSVTPISGSDFIREVSQAPSDVWVVVILYKEGIPECVLLMQSIEELAARYPATKFVKIISTDCIPNYPDRNLPTLLVYNNGAVKGNYVGLHSFGRRCTPEGVALVLCQSDPVLNDGQSGNEQSREAVIEGVRKRFIEKVVLDHEEQEDDSTSD comes from the exons atggCAGACTATCACTTTGTGTACAAGGATTTAGAAGGAGCCTCCACTCAATGGGATGACATTCAGAGAAAGCTTGGCAATCTGCCTCCAAAGCCACCTGCTTTCAAGCCACCACCTTTCAACCCTGCCGCCGATCCTGACACCCTCCCCAAAGACAAAGATTGGCTTGATTCGAAAACCCAAGATGAACTTGAAGACCTCGAAGATGACCTTGATGATGATCGTTTCCTTCAAGAATACAG GAAGAAGAGGCTAGCTGAGATACAGGAGACAGCTAAAGTTTTGAGGTTTGGATCAGTGACCCCCATTTCAGGATCTGATTTCATTCGAGAGGTTTCACAGGCTCCATCTGATGTTTGGGTGGTTGTCATCCTTTACAAAGAAGG GATTCCTGAATGTGTTCTGTTGATGCAAAGCATTGAGGAACTGGCTGCAAGATATCCTGCAACAAAATTTGTCAAGATAATATCCACTGATTGCATTCCGAACTACCCAGATCGCAATCTTCCCACTTTATTGGTTTACAATAATGGAGCCGTGAAAGGAAATTATGTCGGTTTGCATAGTTTTGGGCGAAGATGCACTCCTGAAG GTGTTGCATTAGTACTTTGCCAATCAGATCCTGTACTTAATGATGGGCAGAGTGGAAATGAGCAATCAAGAGAAGCTGTCATTGAAGGAGTTCGCAAGAGGTTTATAGAGAAGGTTGTCCTAGATCATGAAGAGCAAGAGGATGATTCCACAAGCGATTAG
- the LOC130729100 gene encoding uncharacterized protein LOC130729100, giving the protein MGCGKSKPLDVATGNTLLQKSKSSVNSKENGVETETKGAGNNNVENQSFEAEKKSDGNVKEIGADESNVVERKDSEKTNEALTEKSQEANAKEIVVAEEPSENKNDQEVTNDASAAAEEKQPEEEKKTENEKEVVSLEEETLAKEEETKGTDEEKTLAKEEEIKGANQEEETKGTIQEETLAKEEEIKDKTEEETLAQEKETSEGEQKI; this is encoded by the exons atgggtTGTGGGAAATCTAAACCACTTGATGTTGCTACCGGAAACACCCTCCTCCAGAAGAGCAAATCCAGTGTCAATTCCAAGGAAAATGGGGTAGAAACAGAAACCAAGGGGGCAGGCAACAACAATGTTGAAAATCAAAGCTTTGAAGCGGAAAAGAAGAGCGATGGAAATGTCAAAGAGATTGGAGCAGATGAATCCAATGTCGTTGAACGGAAAGATTCTGAGAAAACAAACGAGGCATTAACGGAGAAGAGCCAGGAAGCTAATGCTAAAGAGATTGTTGTTGCAGAGGAACCTTCTGAGAACAAGAATGATCAGGAAGTGACTAATGATGCTTCTGCTGCTGCGGAAGAGAAACAACcagaagaggaaaagaaaacagaaaatgaaaaag AGGTTGTCAGCTTAGAGGAAGAGACTTTggcaaaggaagaagaaaccaAAGGCACAGATGAGGAAAAGACTTTggccaaagaagaagaaatcaaaGGCGCAAATCAGGAAGAGGAAACCAAAGGTACAATTCAGGAAGAGACATTggccaaagaagaagaaatcaaaGACAAAACTGAGGAAGAGACTTTGGCCCAGGAAAAAGAAACCTCTGAAGGCGAACAGAAAATATAG
- the LOC130729101 gene encoding uncharacterized protein At4g04775-like encodes MTQNQKAWSGHGGSTTRMNNQMCESTQNTRFCARSSSFCTPCPEKSCGCGKQVIMYKSNSKLNPGKLFWRCPDWKESRTCGFFEWVKAEGEAENEADNEESSKVNVELKIVEDLTEMMDNKIGKLREELQGDMKEIMQSVIGKIMEDKNEMKDKKIAKLKLKLKNEGLKSNVLLVLLVLGCAVVLAKYF; translated from the exons ATGACCCAGAACCAAAAGGCATGGAGCGGACACGGTGGCTCGACAACGAGGATGAACAACCAGATGTGCGAATCGACCCAGAACACACGATTCTGTGCTCGATCGTCCAGCTTCTGCACCCCATGCCCAGAGAAAAGTTGTGGTTGTGGCAAACAAGTCATTATGTACAAGTCCAATTCCAAGCTTAATCCTGGAAAGCTTTTTTGGAGATGTCCTGATTGGAAG GAAAGTAGGACTTGTGGTTTCTTTGAATGGGTCAAAGCTGAAGGTGAAGCTGAAAATGAGGCTGATAATGAGGAATCCTCTAAAGTGAATGTAGAATTGAAGATTGTTGAGGACCTTACTGAGATGATGGACAATAAAATTGGTAAGCTGAGGGAAGAGCTGCAGGGAGACATGAAGGAAATCATGCAGAGTGTGATTGGCAAGATCATGGAAGACAAGAATGAAATGAAAGACAAGAAGATTGCCAAGTTAAAGCTCAAACTGAAAAATGAGGGCTTGAAGAGCAATGTGTTGTTGGTGTTGTTAGTTTTAGGGTGTGCTGTAGTTTTGGCAAAGTATTTCTAG
- the LOC130729102 gene encoding monothiol glutaredoxin-S2-like, which yields MERVTKMVSERPVVIFSKSSCCMSHSIKTLFCDFGVNPAVYELDEIPRGRDIEQALSRQLGCSPSVPTVFIGGELVGGANQVMSLHLNRSLIPMLKKAGALWL from the coding sequence ATGGAGAGGGTGACAAAGATGGTATCAGAGAGGCCAGTGGTGATCTTCAGCAAGAGTTCGTGCTGCATGAGCCACAGCATCAAGACCCTTTTCTGTGACTTTGGAGTGAACCCTGCAGTTTATGAACTTGATGAGATTCCAAGAGGCAGAGACATTGAGCAAGCTCTTTCTAGGCAGCTTGGGTGCTCTCCTTCTGTGCCCACCGTCTTCATTGGTGGCGAGCTTGTTGGTGGAGCCAATCAAGTCATGAGCCTTCACCTTAACCGCTCCTTGATCCCAATGCTCAAGAAAGCAGGAGCACTTTGGCTATGA